One Cucumis melo cultivar AY chromosome 8, USDA_Cmelo_AY_1.0, whole genome shotgun sequence genomic window, aaataaaaaatagctATCAAATATACAAATGTGATTTGActctatttataatatttgaTTATTCTAAAAATATGTTTTCAATTTCACTGTCTTGAAATAAAACTATTATCGAAACATATGGTACCAAATTATGATACATATGAATTTCAAGAAATGGACATTAGATATATAAGTAATTTGCGTTTGTTCAAGAAGTGAAATAGATTCTTATCAAATAGTAATGGTAGTTTTTAGATCtaaaatatatttcatataaatATACTTTTTACGTATACttttaaagataaatttacATTTCTTATCCCTCTCTCAAACAAAGTTAACTAAAATTCTAATCATataaaatttcaaagaaaaatatgttATGCTAAATATAAATCAactgaaaataattaaaattataagcTTTCGTTAGGttcatataattaaataatatcaaTTTAGTTGTCAATTTATCTAACATCATAACAAgttagcctttttttttttttttttaaattacaaattaaaatttaccAAACATTTTTCCACtgctaatttttaattttaaaagatacaACTATCTTAAATTAAGCTTTTAGATTTCGGCTTTCGAAGTCAATCTACTGACCATATATAATACTTGGATTAGTATTTGTTCAATGATACTCATGTAACTGCAAATTCTTGAAAGCTACCACTTAAACATGATACCAAATAGGCCCATTATCCCATGTTGACTAAGACAAGGCTCGCAGTGGTAAACGTCTTGAAGCCATTACTTCGGGTAGAGCTGGCTGATTTGTAAGGACAACTATACTATGGTAGATCACTTAAAAAGCCCAATTATTGAATTATTCGTTTTATTGTGCTCGAGCGATCCATTCAGTCTAGTTGCAACTTTTATATAGTGAACAATTATACTTAGAACGTTGTTTATCAAAAGTGTGTCTCCATACCCtatcaaaagaatgttattTCAGTTTATAACATTTGTTATTCCATATCACTTGCTTTTGGAAATATACAATGTGTGTTTACATCTCAACTATTTGTATCAAATTGAGTTGCAATGTATTTCCTAGCCTTCTCTAATTTTTTACTCATGGTTTCCCTACattgttgatatatatatatagtctaaATAAGAGGAAAAATTGTGAGCCAAGATCTTCTCTTTGAAAGACAAATCATTTGCAGCAAACTTTGGACAACTTTCAGTAATTTAACCGATAAAAGTATTGGACATTATCATTTGTTCGACTCCTATTGTTTGAGGGAAACCATTCATGTACAAAATCACCAATTTATTGATATATCTCTATAGTACATTTAAACATACAAATGACTATATCATTGTTTAATACCATGATCCAACATGGAAGCAAGTATAACTAATGTGTTGACAATTAAGAGATCTTGTAGTTACAAACGTTCTATCTTTATTGTactaaaggaaagaaaataacaacTGATCTAATCATATCAAAATTATGTACTAAAATTGTATCTCATATTGTTTCTTAATTCCAAAGTTGTTCTTGATCTTATATATTGATTTGTAATCAATATCAAAATCTCACCTTAACTGAGATttggaaaaaatatttgaaaatcaaTTATTATGGAGCAAGACTTAGCTCATTTACATTGTCATTTATATGTGTTATATGCTTTTATATTTGTTTAACTAAAGTATGATAGTCAAACTTTTATTCTATTGCTTTCTGTACGATTTATCAATTAGTAAGTAGTTGCCAGCATGGGTATAATTCAACTTGGAACCACAccttaagaaaaatatatagaaCAATTATTTCATATGGTGCAAAATGGTCCATCACGCTTCATTAACTTCAACCATTCATAAGGATTTACCAAACTAAATGCTAAACATAAGTATTTTTGGTGTTTAGAGAAAACGTAACATAGCAGAGCAAACTGGTATATAGTGATTATCAAAGATTATGGCTTATGTAAGTTTACCAAGACCTCCAACTTATGGCTACAATATTGTTTTAGTTGTATTGAAATGTTCAGATATTCAGATTGAAAATATATACCATTAATTTGCAAACTGAACAGTAGCTTACCCTTAACCCACTAATTATCTACTCCCATTAAGGGATGCTGTTGAATCATTCAACACAACAGCCTTCACGAAAGCTTCTTTCTCTAAAAACacccaaaagaaagaaaatgaaatgaacATAGCTGAGAGGTTCTCCAGAGAAAATTACATCAAACTCAAACTTGTAAAGCAGAAAAAGGCAGAATCTCTCAAGATCAGTCTTCCTCCTTCCATCACTTGTATTCCAAAATCATATTATTCTCAGGAGCAAGCCCAACACAGGCCCTCAGAATGTTCTCTAACATTGCCCTTTGCTTTGATAGTGCATTCACAACTGGTGTGCCTGGGGGAACCTGTTTTTCCATTACTCTCAAATTTGTTATGAGTtcatttttttaagtttaagttAGAGCTCACAACTTAAAAAAGATCGAGTTTGTACTTACAAGAGGTGCCTTGGTGAGGTAGCTCAGTATTGTAGCAACTGGATGGAAAGAATGAAACTTCCCCTGCAAAAAGGAACAACCAACTGAGATCTTCAATCTTCATCTTTTGTAAGTTCGAAAAAGATGCAAAGAATTCTTAAATTTCAACCCACCTCTCCTTCAGCCTTGAGTTGGATGCGAGTGCTTAGCTCAGCAAGTAGAACCAAATCAAGGATAATGGGAGCAGCCAAGAGGGAGTCCTCGCATGTGTTGTGCAGTACAATGGTACTCTTTCCACCCATGAATATCTCTGATGTGTACTCATCCATGGCTCTCTTGCTATCTCCAACATATGGCACATACTAAAAGAGCCAAAGACTTCCAAAtcagggaaaaaaaaaaacaaaacaaagacttCAACAGAGAAGCAAAGCCAAAAGAGAAAGCACCTTGATCACTACAACATGGTCTGGATGCTCCCCTGGTTCATACAAGATGCCATTGCTCGAGACCATGTCATCGACCACGTTGCTCTTTGATATTTCTTTCGAGCGGAAGGTTTGTGGAGCAGAGAGATTCATTCCATCATTGTTTCCAAGATGGTTGTAGCTCACAATTGAAGTTGGCTGAAATCAGAGACAATGATTTGATTTCACTAGTTTCCTGAGTTAGTTGAATACCAAGCAATTTTTATGTCAAAGTTTTACCTTAATACCAGCACCAACTAGAAAATCTACTAGGACAGATTTCATCTTGGTTTGACCACTCTTAAAGTCATCTCCTCCTATCAAACTGTTTCTCCTAATAGCCAAATCAATCAACCCTGAAATTGGAAGATTATAACCCAAAGAACTCATCATCAAAATGTTTGATGCTTGGGAACATACAAGCAAGAGAGCTGAAAATGTTAAGCTTAGATCATACCTGGGACGAAGGTGTTTTGTGGGCTTCCATTGATAAAAGGAACATTCTCAAGAACACAGGCTATGGCATACAAGGTAGAAGGAGATATTTCAGCCTCATTCTTGTCCAAAGAAGCTAAAAGGCTCTCCATTGTGTCATTCAGCCCCACAACTACATTGCTGTATCTCTCTGTGTTGGCAGTCCAAAGCACAACAACTTCATCCACTTTACTCTTCTCCTTAAACTCCCTAAGGATTCAGAGAATtagttacaaaaaaaaaagacatgGGTTTCTAAACAATTGCAACTACCAAAACAGAACTAGAGTAACATATTACTTGATATCACTTATGATTTGTTGGACTTGTTCTCTCTTGGTTCCTCTAATCACATTGTTAGCTCGAGAACCTTGATTAGCAGCAATGAAATCAGGATCGTAGATCCCAGGAAGTGGGACCATGGATTCCATGTAGGGCCTCAACTGCTTTTGTAGGTCAATATCAAACACTTTGGCCCTTGCCATGGCATCTGCCAAGTTCATGTCACTAATGTCCCAACCTCCAAACACAATGTCATCTGGATTAACCTGTAGATTAAACAATATAAATGGGGGTTAACAAAACAGAGATGTAATTAACATAACTCTCCTCCTCATTTAAACTAAAAGGTCACTACCATAGGAAGCAGGCTTTTAAATGGGGCATAGATCTCCTCTCCATTGTAAGAACCCACCCGGATGGACGAAGCCTGAGTCAATGATCCAAAATAATTGGCTTGTTGAACTTTATCCTTAGTTGCCCAGGAGATCCCTCTGagaatatttaaataaatccacgttaaaaaataaataaataaataaataaattcctTCAGCAGAAACTCAAATACAAAAGAGCAAAAGAAGTTGGTGCCCAAAAAGAACAACACCCATCTCAAAATTTGCAACAAAATTACATTTCTAAGAAATCTTACTCTCTATTGGCAATAACTCCCCCTGTAAGAGTACAACCATTGTTTCCACCCCATCCAACAAGCATAACCCTGCACAACACAAAATCATCAGAAAGTTTTCTTCTCATAaaagaaattgtcaaaataaaaaattctaaaacaatCATAAACAACAAACCCTAGTTTTGGGACATGGGTTTGAGTTTTGAATTCGTATTTGACAGTCTTGGGCTTCACCGTCCATTGATAGCTACCATTCTTAAGCTCATGAACAAGTTCTGTTGTTTCATAGTTGTACACAGAATGAATCTCATTCGCTGTGTACTCCACATTTGGACTCTCAACCTTAAAGCTCTCAATGaacatttttctttctctcttttagaAATGCAAGAAGAAAATGTAGTGGAGATTTCACACTCAACCAAACAAAGGCTTAATTTCTTTCTAGCTCAGGCTGCTGTAATGTATGTGATCCATAGCCTTGTGCTGATGGTTTCATTTATAGACGAAAATGTACTCAAATAGTTAACACGTGGCACGACATGCATGGATTGTTACCATATATACATACTACTTTGTTGATTAGCAGATTTCATTCCCTATTTCATTCCTTAACTTTGGTAATTAGTTTCTTTTCTTACTTATTCTTCCGTTTGTGTATAATTTCCTTGTATTCTACCTTCAAAAGCTGCCAATTATCAATAACATATCAACCAATTCACATGCCATCCTACCCTCTTTTTTTAAGGTTCACTGCTCGTTTATTCCTCGTCTAAAAGCTTTGTCATCGGTCCGTTCATCTCTTATCGGGTTACTCTAATGCtgactggactggtgatcccacCGATTAACGTCTCATTAGaggttattatttttatttagaaGATTCTCTCTTCTTCCGATGAAGTAAGAAATAAACTATAATATCTCGTTCTAGCACATAATTTAAATActgtgtttttttttaaggCTACTTCTGAGTTACTTTGGCTTTGCTAACTTATTCCTAATATGTGTGTTCCTCAACCATTTTACTTTATTGTGAAAATCATAATGCTATTCAGATTGCTCATAGTTATGTATTCCATGAATGCACCAAACACATTGAAAATGATTGCCACTTTCATTTCGTCACCATCTCTTGAACAATAGTCTCTCATCATTCAATCCATCTTCACATAAAGCAACTGGCTGGTATCTTCACCAAAATATTATCATCAGACTGTTTCGTTCAATTAATTCCCAAACTAAAGTAGACATCGACTTTACCACCTTGAGTTTTAGGGGGAGTGTCACTGTATGTACACACTTTGTAAATGATCAGATTTCATTGTTTGATTTAGGCTAATTAGTTATCTCCTCCCTTAATCATCAAGTTATGTATAAATTACGTAGGTTGAAAGACATCAAATTATCAATAATATAAGAGGTAATGAAGAGGAATGTATGGCCCACTAAAGCTTTTATGTAGCTTTGTATAATTGATCAGAAATTGATTTGATATGAAAATGTGTGAATTTGATGAAAAAGGAGGGAGAGGAGGGCGTAATATTATGACACGTGGTGACATTATGGTCTCTGTCTAAGGTAGATGTGAccataaattatttaaataatgaaaggtatatatatataatatatatatctcCATCATCATTATTTGAGGATGAAAAATTCTTGCTTCTCCCCATTTACTTTTTTGccattctaattttttttttaatcaaattatCATATCATAATTTTACAAACTTTTCTTACCCATTTcttgaaatattttaatttattatttttacgtgtgaagtgaaatttttttcaacattacTCTAAATATTTGTAAAACATGAAAATAATGAGAAAAATGGTTAAATCGAGAACCGTCAGAACAAAATAAATTCAATTCGACGAAATTTTAGGTTAGATGAAGTTAGAAACACTTGTTATATTTGTGTGGTTATGTGGGTGGTTGTGAACAttcttctaaaataaaaaagaagaaaagaaaaaggaaaagaagaatgtGGGGTATAGGGCATCATCGATCACGATAAAGCAAAAGAGGGTATGTGGCGGTGTAGGAAAAGATGGGTCTTGTGT contains:
- the LOC103484990 gene encoding inositol-3-phosphate synthase — its product is MFIESFKVESPNVEYTANEIHSVYNYETTELVHELKNGSYQWTVKPKTVKYEFKTQTHVPKLGVMLVGWGGNNGCTLTGGVIANREGISWATKDKVQQANYFGSLTQASSIRVGSYNGEEIYAPFKSLLPMVNPDDIVFGGWDISDMNLADAMARAKVFDIDLQKQLRPYMESMVPLPGIYDPDFIAANQGSRANNVIRGTKREQVQQIISDIKEFKEKSKVDEVVVLWTANTERYSNVVVGLNDTMESLLASLDKNEAEISPSTLYAIACVLENVPFINGSPQNTFVPGLIDLAIRRNSLIGGDDFKSGQTKMKSVLVDFLVGAGIKPTSIVSYNHLGNNDGMNLSAPQTFRSKEISKSNVVDDMVSSNGILYEPGEHPDHVVVIKYVPYVGDSKRAMDEYTSEIFMGGKSTIVLHNTCEDSLLAAPIILDLVLLAELSTRIQLKAEGEGKFHSFHPVATILSYLTKAPLVPPGTPVVNALSKQRAMLENILRACVGLAPENNMILEYK